One part of the Pirellulales bacterium genome encodes these proteins:
- a CDS encoding UTP--glucose-1-phosphate uridylyltransferase: MNIDLVDITQILQETSQNRLLTHWQMLAGPQQESLARQLAAVDLRQLVAAWKNRAASQDWRALAAASQPPAAFRLPPAQNPWNTTQARQAGRSALSAGQVGVLLVAGGQGTRLGSDLPKGMFPIGPVTGASLYQWLLMGVLAARRRAGRSIPLWIMTSPATHAPTADFLAKEQNFGLPRGDVQLFSQGTLPALDLATGELLLAGPDRLALSPDGHGGLLNAFANSGGLAEAEDRGLKYLFYMQVDNPLVSVADPTFLGYHILSGSEMSTQVIAKRGPLEKVGNVVTCEGRTRIIEYSDLPPDLAERTTATGEPVFWAGSIAVHVLDVAFLRRMTEIPDALPLHVAQKKVSYWDPSRGEVAPDAPNACKFERFIFDLLPQAREAIVMEVDRAEHFAPVKNSNNEEFDTPRTVQAQMRSNFCRWLAECGVTVPEETVVEISPLVATNAEELATWLQAHPLENSAVTSSPLLLKE; the protein is encoded by the coding sequence ATGAACATCGATCTGGTGGACATAACCCAAATTTTACAAGAAACCAGCCAGAACCGCTTGCTAACGCATTGGCAAATGCTTGCCGGACCACAACAGGAAAGCCTTGCCCGGCAGTTGGCCGCCGTGGATTTGCGGCAATTGGTCGCGGCATGGAAAAACCGCGCCGCTAGCCAGGACTGGCGGGCCCTCGCAGCCGCCAGCCAGCCCCCCGCCGCCTTTCGGCTTCCCCCTGCGCAAAACCCCTGGAATACCACCCAGGCCCGGCAGGCGGGCCGTTCCGCCTTGAGCGCCGGACAAGTGGGCGTCCTGCTGGTCGCCGGAGGCCAAGGTACACGCCTGGGTAGCGATCTGCCTAAGGGAATGTTTCCCATCGGCCCGGTGACGGGAGCATCGCTCTACCAATGGCTGCTGATGGGAGTTCTGGCCGCGCGCCGCCGCGCGGGTCGATCGATTCCCTTATGGATCATGACCAGTCCCGCCACCCATGCCCCAACGGCGGATTTTTTGGCCAAGGAACAAAATTTTGGCCTGCCGCGGGGGGATGTACAACTCTTTAGCCAGGGGACCTTGCCGGCTTTGGACTTGGCCACGGGAGAATTGCTGTTGGCGGGACCGGATCGACTGGCGCTGAGCCCGGATGGGCATGGGGGGTTATTAAACGCTTTTGCAAATTCCGGGGGCTTGGCCGAGGCCGAGGACCGCGGGCTAAAGTACCTGTTTTATATGCAAGTCGATAATCCGCTGGTAAGCGTGGCTGATCCCACCTTTTTGGGCTATCACATCCTCAGCGGGTCGGAAATGTCCACGCAGGTCATTGCCAAGCGGGGACCACTGGAAAAAGTGGGGAACGTGGTCACCTGCGAGGGACGAACCCGCATCATCGAATATAGCGATCTCCCCCCTGACCTGGCGGAACGGACCACGGCCACCGGAGAGCCGGTCTTTTGGGCGGGAAGCATCGCCGTGCATGTGCTGGACGTGGCATTCTTGCGGAGAATGACTGAGATCCCCGACGCCCTGCCGCTGCATGTGGCCCAAAAGAAGGTGTCTTATTGGGATCCCAGCCGGGGAGAGGTGGCTCCGGACGCACCCAACGCCTGCAAGTTTGAGCGGTTTATCTTTGACCTGTTGCCGCAGGCGCGGGAAGCGATCGTGATGGAAGTGGACCGGGCGGAGCATTTTGCCCCGGTAAAAAATAGCAATAACGAGGAATTCGACACGCCGCGAACGGTCCAAGCGCAGATGCGGTCGAACTTTTGCCGGTGGCTGGCGGAATGCGGCGTGACCGTGCCGGAAGAAACAGTCGTGGAAATATCCCCCCTGGTCGCCACGAATGCCGAAGAACTAGCCACGTGGCTGCAGGCTCATCCGCTGGAAAACTCAGCAGTTACCTCTTCGCCGTTGTTACTAAAAGAATAA